DNA from Metabacillus flavus:
GGCGGATCTTCCGGCAGCAGGTGATGATAACCAGCAATGCTGGAAAAACAGAATAGCAGCGAGGTGGAGAAAATGGATTTAAATAACGGAACGAAAAGAAATCCGCTGGCTTTATTGCCATTGCTGATTTTTATATCGCTATTTATTTTAGCAGGTGTGATCACTGGGGACTTCTATAAGCTTCCGATGGTTGTAGCGATTCTTGTGGCAGTTGCAGTTGCCCTTTTTATGAATAGAAAAGAAAATTTGACATCAAAAGTTGAACGCTTTGCGAAGGGTGCAGGACATCCTGATATTATGATTATGGTATTTATCTACATCCTGGCCGGCGCTTTCTCGGAAGCGGCAAAAGGAATGGGTGCGGTAGAGTCGACAGTTAACCTGGCTTTAACGTATTTTCCTCAAAGCTTTTTAGTAGTAGGACTTTTCATCATTGCAGCATTTGTCTCAATCTCAATGGGTACATCAATGGGAACTATTGCAGCTCTTGGACCGATTGCAGCAGGAATCAGCGGTGAGACAGAAATTCCGGTTGCTCTGGCTGTTGCTTCTGTTATTGGGGGAGCGATGTTCGGAGACAATTTATCGTTTATTTCCGATACAACGATTGCAGCCGTACGCTCACAGAAAACCGAAATGCTGGACAAGTTTAAAACGAACTTTTTCATCGTCCTGCCGGCAGCAATTGTTACAGTTATCGTCCTGGTTGCCATTTCACTTGGGATGGATTCAGCAGTCGAACCAAAGGAGTTCAGTTTTGTAAAATTGCTCCCTTACATTGGGGTGCTCATCGCAGCACTCGCCGGGTTGAATGTTGTCGCCGTACTGGGCGGGGGAATTGTCTTAACAGGTGTTATCGGTCTGGCAGACGGAAGCTTCAATATCCTGACCTTCTCTCAAACCATGATGAAAGGCATCTCTGGAATGTCAGAGCTTATCATCCTGTCCGTCCTTATTGGAGGTATGGTAGAACTCATCAAGCATAATGGAGGAATTGCCTTCCTGCTGAACGCTATGACGAAAAACATCCGTACAAAAAAAGGCGCAGAGTTTGGAATTGCCGGACTTGTCAGTGCAACAAACCTATCAACTGCGAATAACACGATCTCAATTATCACAGCAGGACCGCTTGCGAAAAATATTGCCGATCAGTACGGCATAGATAAAAGAAAATCAGCAAGCATCTTGGATATTTTCTCTTGCAGTGTGCAGGGGCTGATTCCATACGGTGCCCAAATGCTGGCAGGGGCTCAGCTCGTAAAAGCTTCTCCGCTCAGCATTCTTCCGTACACATTCTATCCGATGCTGACTCTTCTATGCGGTATATTAGCCATAGCATTCGGCTTGCCAAGACTGAAACCGAAAGCTGGACACCGCCAAGCTGAAGCGGGAGAGATGAAAGAGAACTATACCAATTGATATTAAGAGCGGTACCCTTTTTCCAGGGTATCGCTTTTTTTAGTTGATAGAAGGCTGTGAGCAGCTTAGATATAACAAAATGGAGTTTGGAAACAATCCATAAATAGTACAGTTGAGGAATAGGTAAATA
Protein-coding regions in this window:
- a CDS encoding Na+/H+ antiporter NhaC family protein; protein product: MDLNNGTKRNPLALLPLLIFISLFILAGVITGDFYKLPMVVAILVAVAVALFMNRKENLTSKVERFAKGAGHPDIMIMVFIYILAGAFSEAAKGMGAVESTVNLALTYFPQSFLVVGLFIIAAFVSISMGTSMGTIAALGPIAAGISGETEIPVALAVASVIGGAMFGDNLSFISDTTIAAVRSQKTEMLDKFKTNFFIVLPAAIVTVIVLVAISLGMDSAVEPKEFSFVKLLPYIGVLIAALAGLNVVAVLGGGIVLTGVIGLADGSFNILTFSQTMMKGISGMSELIILSVLIGGMVELIKHNGGIAFLLNAMTKNIRTKKGAEFGIAGLVSATNLSTANNTISIITAGPLAKNIADQYGIDKRKSASILDIFSCSVQGLIPYGAQMLAGAQLVKASPLSILPYTFYPMLTLLCGILAIAFGLPRLKPKAGHRQAEAGEMKENYTN